The following proteins are co-located in the uncultured Draconibacterium sp. genome:
- the pyrF gene encoding orotidine-5'-phosphate decarboxylase, which produces MNQQQLFEQIQKKRSFLCVGLDTDIQKIPQHLMETSDPVFSFNKEIIDATAEFTVAYKPNLAFYESLGSKGIISLEKTVSYVKSKYPNIFIIADAKRGDIGNTSNLYARAFFEKQAYDAVTVAPYMGEDSVKPFMTYKNKWVILLALTSNKGAFDFQFIEDKESGDKLFETVLKKSQEWGTDENMMYVVGATKAEKLKEIREIVPNHFLLVPGVGAQGGSLQEVAKNGLNSKCGLLVNSSRGIIYASQDVDYAEKAREAAQEVQQEMEVLLKEGGLI; this is translated from the coding sequence ATGAATCAACAACAACTATTCGAACAAATTCAAAAGAAACGTAGTTTTCTTTGTGTTGGTTTGGACACTGATATTCAGAAAATTCCACAACACTTAATGGAAACTTCTGATCCGGTTTTTTCTTTTAACAAAGAAATTATTGATGCTACTGCAGAATTTACGGTGGCATACAAACCGAACCTTGCTTTTTACGAAAGTTTAGGATCGAAAGGAATTATCAGTTTGGAGAAAACAGTTTCGTATGTAAAATCGAAATATCCAAATATTTTTATAATTGCCGACGCAAAAAGAGGTGATATTGGTAACACATCGAATTTGTATGCACGTGCATTTTTCGAAAAACAAGCTTACGATGCAGTAACCGTTGCTCCGTACATGGGAGAAGATTCGGTAAAACCATTTATGACCTATAAAAACAAGTGGGTAATTCTGCTGGCTTTAACTTCAAATAAGGGAGCTTTCGACTTCCAGTTTATCGAAGACAAAGAAAGCGGCGATAAATTGTTCGAGACTGTTCTGAAAAAGTCGCAGGAGTGGGGAACGGATGAAAATATGATGTACGTTGTAGGTGCAACAAAAGCAGAGAAATTAAAAGAGATCAGGGAAATTGTACCCAATCACTTTTTGCTGGTCCCCGGTGTTGGGGCACAAGGAGGTAGTTTGCAGGAAGTAGCTAAAAACGGCTTGAACTCAAAATGTGGATTGCTGGTAAACTCTTCTCGCGGAATTATTTATGCATCTCAGGATGTGGATTATGCTGAAAAAGCGAGAGAAGCAGCACAGGAAGTTCAGCAGGAAATGGAAGTGCTTTTAAAGGAAGGCGGATTAATTTAG